One part of the Vanessa cardui chromosome 2, ilVanCard2.1, whole genome shotgun sequence genome encodes these proteins:
- the LOC124542868 gene encoding uncharacterized protein LOC124542868 isoform X1: MDYLVFRILSFALMSGYIQCYGQSNYYFENDKYCDDLSPYVGDINLEQISGIWYGVEKIPHTKGEYRIEHTNECFYIDIREVHIQPTPPTPYPPMTNSPYVNRAYGLPEQYRIRHFVLEWHEGHYQDDYHIKVNTSHKGFWPTDVPYESVDKMYRFFGGVIQVLKVSNNHLVLNFCMRLPHSQLYSVVLARNDNQLTPEDLASIHNIFSIKNLSTSSLKRVCENSAVNLKLSSFLFLFIGFFLWKSR, translated from the exons ATGGATTACTTAGTTTTTCGTATTCTTTCCTTCGCGTTGATGTCAGGGTACATACAATGTTATGGccaaagtaattattattttgaaaatgataaATACTGTGATGACTTATCTCCGTATGTTGGTGATATAAATTTGGAGCAAATATCGGGCATTTGGTATGGGGTAGAAAAAATACCTCATACGAAGGGGGAATACAGAATCGAACATACCAATGAGTGTTTCTACATTGACATCAGAGAAGTTCATATACAg cCAACTCCTCCAACACCATATCCACCTATGACAAATTCTCCATATGTAAACCGTGCTTATGGTCTACCCGAGCAGTACAGGATACGGCACTTCGTTTTGGAATGGCACGAGGGGCATTATCAGGATGACTATCACATCAAAGTCAATACCTCTCATAAAGGATTTTGGCCAACAGACGTCCCTTATGAAT CTGTCGACAAAATGTATCGTTTCTTTGGAGGTGTCATCCAAGTGCTGAAGGTCTCAAACAACCACTTGGTCCTAAACTTCTGTATGAGGCTGCCCCATTCTCAGCTCTACAGTGTCGTGCTAGCAAGAAACGACAACCAACTCACTCCTGAAGATTTAGCTagcattcataatatattttctataaaaaaccTGTCTACTTCTTCATTGAAACGTGTGTGCGAAAATTCTGCTGTCAACTTAAAATTGTCTagctttctttttctttttattgggTTTTTCCTTTGGAAAAGCCGTTAG
- the LOC124542868 gene encoding uncharacterized protein LOC124542868 isoform X2, which translates to MFSFTIIIIVLFDKIIATNVNFCPNLHPISDFDEEAVLGMWYIREYIFHKDTAIKTEYNPYCPIIQIRKFEDYVSGGLLNRDLPTPPTPYPPMTNSPYVNRAYGLPEQYRIRHFVLEWHEGHYQDDYHIKVNTSHKGFWPTDVPYESVDKMYRFFGGVIQVLKVSNNHLVLNFCMRLPHSQLYSVVLARNDNQLTPEDLASIHNIFSIKNLSTSSLKRVCENSAVNLKLSSFLFLFIGFFLWKSR; encoded by the exons ATGTTCtcgtttacaataattataatagtattattcgACAAAATTATCGCTACAAACGTTAATTTCTGTCCAAACTTACATCCGATTAGTGACTTTGACGAAGAAGCTGTTCTAGGGATGTGGTATATAAGGGAGTACATATTTCATAAAGATACCGCTATTAAAACCGAGTACAATCCTTACTGTCCTATCATTCAAATACGGAAATTTGAAGATTATGTGAGCGGTGGACTGTTGAACAGAGATCTT cCAACTCCTCCAACACCATATCCACCTATGACAAATTCTCCATATGTAAACCGTGCTTATGGTCTACCCGAGCAGTACAGGATACGGCACTTCGTTTTGGAATGGCACGAGGGGCATTATCAGGATGACTATCACATCAAAGTCAATACCTCTCATAAAGGATTTTGGCCAACAGACGTCCCTTATGAAT CTGTCGACAAAATGTATCGTTTCTTTGGAGGTGTCATCCAAGTGCTGAAGGTCTCAAACAACCACTTGGTCCTAAACTTCTGTATGAGGCTGCCCCATTCTCAGCTCTACAGTGTCGTGCTAGCAAGAAACGACAACCAACTCACTCCTGAAGATTTAGCTagcattcataatatattttctataaaaaaccTGTCTACTTCTTCATTGAAACGTGTGTGCGAAAATTCTGCTGTCAACTTAAAATTGTCTagctttctttttctttttattgggTTTTTCCTTTGGAAAAGCCGTTAG
- the LOC124540768 gene encoding uncharacterized protein LOC124540768, whose amino-acid sequence MFSLLLAYLILNSVHQSKGLCGDSIRWSHRVNMDEVYGVWYGVGYAQHNPDMTNMPNEVGCVTLYISDATYEYKDSWIDWSIWRKNFSDQNWRSSKSNPWSPNAMAGPWLDVRLKRKVKRNIEDEKRVRILWDEDGHTLEQVYLYYPVEPGLWTADKLRPLEKEMMSRGIDVWYPDDPPRHPDVIRLIKVTPHTLIINHCSEIGNGGIFSLILRRSPSKVQRWEWYKYQKEFYKFELPNIYRYAAVCSASTLITSIVVLFTCFFANVLISVFKTINV is encoded by the exons ATGTTTAGTCTGTTGCTTgcatatcttattttaaactcCGTACATCAAAGCAAAGGGCTTTGCGGTGACTCTATAAGGTGGTCTCACCGTGTGAACATGGACGAGGTCTATGGGGTGTGGTACGGCGTCGGGTACGCCCAGCACAATCCAGACATGACGAATATGCCCAACGAAGTCGGATGCGTTACTCTATACATATCAGACGCTACGTATGAATATAAAGACAGCTGGATCGATTGGTCC ATATGGCGAAAAAATTTCTCAGATCAAAATTGGCGATCTTCAAAAAGCAATCCATGGTCACCAAACGCAATGGCGGGACCGTGGCTCGATGTTCGATTGAAAAGAAAGGTTAAGAGGAATATAGAAGACGAAAAACGAGTTAGGATATTATGGGATGAAGATGGTCATACACTGGAACAAGTCTATCTGTATTATCCAGTAGAACCTGGCCTTTGGACAGCGGATAAGTTGCGTCCCTTGGAAAAGGAGATGATGTCTCGAGGCATAG ATGTATGGTATCCGGACGATCCGCCTAGACATCCCGATGTGATCCGATTGATAAAGGTCACGCCACACACCCTTATTATAAACCACTGTTCTGAAATTGGTAACGGtggtatattttctttaattcttcGAAGATCGCCCTCAAAGGTTCAGCGGTGGGAATGGTATAAATACCAGAAGGAATTCTATAAATTTGAACTGcctaatatttatagatatgcGGCTGTATGTTCGGCTTCTACTCTTATAACATctattgtcgttttatttacatGCTTTTTTgcaaatgttttaattagtgtatttaaaacaataaatgtttgA